A genomic window from Algoriphagus sp. Y33 includes:
- a CDS encoding ScpA family protein: protein MSFEIKLPLFEGPFDLMLFFIERDELDIYDIPISKITNDFLDYVHQMEQMEMEVASDFILFAATLMKIKSRMLLPRPELNEEGEEVDPREELIRNLLEYKKYKSVIEELASMEEEELSKQKRGNIVEELKTLSKVDDVDAEMQDMDLYKLLKVFQRTMAKMASRVDETKHTVIQYPYTIAQQKEFVLEKISFRNKVPFAEFISIKPDKIFVIYTFLAILELLQLSLVTIVIGDGFNNFWVEKTEPIVAE from the coding sequence TTGAGTTTCGAAATCAAATTACCACTCTTCGAAGGTCCTTTTGACCTGATGCTCTTTTTCATCGAGCGTGATGAACTGGATATTTATGACATTCCTATTTCCAAGATTACCAATGACTTTCTGGATTATGTCCATCAGATGGAGCAAATGGAAATGGAGGTAGCCAGTGATTTTATCCTCTTTGCGGCTACACTAATGAAGATCAAATCACGGATGTTATTGCCCAGACCAGAGCTGAATGAAGAAGGGGAAGAAGTGGATCCCCGAGAGGAATTGATCAGGAATCTGCTGGAATACAAAAAGTACAAATCCGTCATCGAAGAACTTGCTTCGATGGAAGAGGAAGAGCTATCTAAGCAAAAGCGAGGAAATATAGTAGAAGAATTAAAAACGCTGAGCAAGGTGGATGATGTGGACGCAGAAATGCAGGATATGGATTTGTACAAATTGCTGAAAGTCTTCCAGCGGACTATGGCCAAAATGGCCTCACGGGTGGATGAAACAAAACACACCGTAATTCAGTATCCATATACTATCGCCCAGCAAAAAGAGTTTGTGTTGGAGAAAATCAGTTTCAGGAATAAAGTACCTTTCGCCGAATTCATCAGCATCAAACCCGACAAAATTTTTGTGATTTATACCTTTTTGGCAATTTTAGAATTACTTCAACTTTCCTTGGTTACGATCGTCATAGGTGATGGTTTCAATAACTTCTGGGTGGAAAAGACTGAGCCGATAGTTGCTGAATAG
- a CDS encoding lysylphosphatidylglycerol synthase transmembrane domain-containing protein, with the protein MKLDNKKIFQTLNPNKIWVPVIIGLAIVFGMFYFDPSVNKDSLRGVFDASMPWIVVAIVVIFFRDVGYVYRIREITQRTLTWKRSIYVIILWEFASAVTPSVVGGTAVAIFILNKEGIKLGRAVAYVMVTAILDNLFFVIGAPIILFFAKGNIFPESKLLEMQLENSMEAIFWISYSLYAAYSIVMAAALFYRPRVFKWVLIKLFSIKWLRKWKHDAQEYGNQIIEASKELSGKRWNYWLPIIIATIFIWSSRYLMLNALISAFVPLNINDHIIIFARQVIMWIVMMISPTPGSSGTAEFFFAQFFTQFLTNYTFVTSIVWRLLSYYPYLILGTFFLPRWVKQVFFKKKKINPKEDVSGN; encoded by the coding sequence ATGAAATTGGATAATAAGAAGATTTTTCAGACCCTAAATCCGAATAAAATTTGGGTTCCCGTGATCATTGGTCTGGCCATTGTCTTCGGGATGTTTTATTTCGATCCGTCGGTAAACAAGGATTCTCTAAGGGGGGTATTTGATGCTTCTATGCCTTGGATAGTCGTTGCCATTGTGGTCATATTCTTTAGAGATGTGGGTTATGTATATCGAATCAGGGAAATTACACAACGGACACTTACTTGGAAGAGATCGATCTATGTTATTATCCTATGGGAGTTTGCTTCTGCGGTGACACCTTCGGTAGTGGGTGGCACAGCGGTTGCTATTTTTATTTTGAACAAGGAGGGGATCAAACTCGGCAGAGCTGTGGCCTACGTGATGGTGACAGCGATTCTGGATAACCTCTTCTTTGTTATAGGTGCGCCTATTATTCTATTTTTCGCAAAGGGGAATATATTTCCGGAGAGTAAACTTCTTGAGATGCAACTTGAAAATAGCATGGAGGCCATTTTCTGGATTTCTTATTCATTATACGCCGCTTACAGCATAGTGATGGCAGCGGCTTTATTTTATAGACCAAGGGTTTTTAAGTGGGTTTTAATCAAGCTTTTTTCAATCAAGTGGCTCAGAAAATGGAAACACGATGCGCAGGAATATGGCAACCAGATCATTGAAGCATCCAAGGAACTCTCAGGCAAAAGATGGAATTATTGGTTGCCGATAATTATAGCAACAATATTTATTTGGAGCTCTAGATATCTTATGTTGAATGCATTGATTTCCGCCTTTGTACCTTTGAATATCAATGACCATATCATCATCTTCGCCAGACAGGTGATCATGTGGATTGTGATGATGATCTCTCCTACTCCTGGAAGTAGCGGAACGGCCGAGTTTTTCTTTGCGCAGTTTTTCACTCAATTCTTAACAAACTACACGTTTGTTACCAGTATTGTATGGAGACTTTTATCCTATTATCCTTATTTAATTTTAGGCACATTTTTCTTGCCTCGATGGGTGAAGCAGGTCTTTTTTAAGAAAAAGAAAATAAATCCAAAGGAGGATGTATCAGGAAATTAG
- a CDS encoding bifunctional UDP-N-acetylmuramoyl-tripeptide:D-alanyl-D-alanine ligase/alanine racemase, translating into MYQEISQNQIAKITQGVIFNGHDELLISQIAIDSRQILHSEKTLFVALRGAKADGKDFIPQLIESGVRTFLVHLDFDELEFSDFCFIKVTDTRRALQLLAQYQRELFSKPVVSIAGSNGKTIVKEWLGQILGQKYAVAKSPKSYNSQVGVPLSIFGIEGYHQVAILEAGISRAGEMAVLEEMIKPNLGIFTNLGTAHQEGFENPEAKLNEKLSLFVGSNYLIYCRDQQKVSEQIEAMFSSEKLVGWSDRSGAEFTRSVKVKANGARLILMKSDLTTHTFQVPFTDTASLENITHVIVAAMTLGQSVEAIQEGISHVKSVDMRLTLKPGINDSLLIDDTYNNDLAGLKVALDFMQQQRPKRRKILILSDLLQQGSPEKIFGEIAELIKKYEFDQLYGVGSEILFLKKVFPETFIGFRSTAELLKNLDPETFQNDLILVTGARIFGFEDVVNQLQQRIHGTTLEINLNALTHNYNFYRKLLSPTTKVMVMVKAFAYGGGAVEIANQIQTMGANYLGVAFSDEGVALRKQGIKLPIMVLNTMQESFGLCSEFDLEPVVFSPEIFESLGSWCSIRKKKMKIHLDLDTGMRRLGFEKKHLSTLRSLIQSNPQLEIASIYTHLVGADEEVHRKFSLVQLADFEEMRSEVLDVLSYQPLIHALNSAGIVAFPEYQFDMVRLGIGLYGVEVTGKHELALRAISTLKTTISQIKELAPGETIGYSRKGVLSSGGKIATLAIGYADGYDRRFSNGKGYVLINGQKAHIIGNVCMDMCMVDVTGMEVKVGDDAIIYGEKISLKELADQIGTIPYELLTNISTRVKRIYYLD; encoded by the coding sequence ATGTATCAGGAAATTAGTCAAAACCAGATCGCAAAAATCACACAGGGGGTCATTTTCAACGGGCATGATGAGTTACTGATTTCTCAAATTGCCATTGATTCTAGACAAATCCTTCATTCGGAGAAGACATTATTCGTTGCTCTGAGAGGGGCAAAAGCCGACGGCAAGGATTTTATTCCTCAGCTGATAGAATCGGGAGTACGGACATTCTTGGTTCATCTTGATTTTGATGAGCTGGAATTTTCAGATTTTTGTTTTATCAAAGTCACTGATACCCGGCGTGCCTTGCAGCTACTGGCTCAGTATCAGCGTGAATTATTTTCGAAGCCTGTTGTAAGTATTGCGGGAAGCAATGGAAAAACGATTGTCAAAGAATGGTTGGGGCAGATTTTGGGACAGAAATACGCTGTGGCCAAAAGCCCAAAGAGTTATAATTCCCAAGTTGGTGTTCCTCTTTCGATATTTGGGATAGAGGGCTATCACCAAGTAGCGATTTTGGAAGCAGGAATCTCCAGAGCAGGAGAAATGGCTGTATTGGAGGAAATGATCAAGCCGAACCTTGGAATCTTCACAAATCTGGGAACGGCGCACCAAGAAGGCTTTGAAAATCCTGAAGCCAAGCTCAATGAGAAGCTTTCTCTTTTTGTGGGTTCGAATTACCTGATTTACTGCCGGGATCAGCAAAAGGTTTCTGAGCAAATAGAAGCCATGTTTTCTTCAGAGAAACTAGTCGGATGGTCAGATCGGTCGGGAGCGGAATTTACCAGATCCGTGAAAGTGAAAGCAAATGGAGCACGCTTGATTTTGATGAAATCAGATCTCACTACCCATACTTTTCAGGTTCCGTTTACAGATACGGCTTCTCTGGAAAATATCACGCATGTGATTGTAGCAGCTATGACTTTGGGACAAAGTGTAGAAGCTATTCAGGAAGGGATTTCACATGTGAAATCTGTGGATATGCGATTGACCCTGAAGCCTGGGATAAATGATTCTTTGCTGATAGATGACACTTACAACAATGACTTGGCAGGATTGAAGGTAGCACTGGACTTTATGCAGCAGCAGCGACCTAAACGGAGAAAAATTTTGATTTTGTCTGATTTGCTTCAGCAGGGTTCTCCGGAAAAAATATTTGGAGAAATTGCTGAATTGATCAAGAAATATGAATTTGATCAACTGTATGGTGTGGGCAGTGAAATTCTCTTTTTGAAGAAAGTTTTTCCGGAAACTTTCATAGGATTCAGATCTACTGCGGAGCTTTTGAAGAATCTTGATCCGGAAACTTTTCAGAATGACTTGATTTTAGTGACGGGTGCTAGGATTTTTGGTTTCGAAGACGTTGTAAATCAGCTTCAACAGAGAATTCATGGCACTACACTGGAAATCAATCTCAATGCACTTACCCACAATTACAATTTCTATAGGAAACTTCTTTCACCCACGACGAAAGTAATGGTGATGGTGAAGGCTTTTGCCTATGGAGGGGGTGCGGTAGAGATTGCCAACCAGATCCAAACGATGGGAGCAAATTATCTCGGTGTTGCTTTTTCGGATGAGGGAGTTGCATTGCGCAAGCAGGGGATCAAACTCCCAATTATGGTTCTAAATACGATGCAGGAATCCTTTGGCCTTTGCAGCGAGTTTGATTTGGAGCCGGTGGTTTTCAGTCCTGAGATTTTTGAAAGCCTTGGTTCTTGGTGTAGTATACGTAAAAAGAAGATGAAAATACATCTGGATTTGGACACCGGGATGCGCAGATTGGGTTTTGAGAAGAAGCATTTGTCCACCTTGAGGAGCTTGATACAATCAAATCCGCAATTGGAAATTGCGTCCATTTATACCCACTTAGTCGGTGCGGATGAAGAAGTGCACAGGAAGTTCTCTTTGGTTCAACTGGCGGATTTCGAAGAAATGAGGAGTGAAGTACTCGATGTCCTTTCGTACCAACCCCTGATCCATGCGCTCAATTCTGCAGGAATAGTTGCTTTTCCCGAATATCAATTTGACATGGTAAGATTGGGGATTGGATTATATGGAGTAGAAGTGACGGGCAAGCATGAGTTAGCTCTTCGGGCTATCAGTACGCTTAAAACTACTATTTCTCAGATCAAAGAACTTGCTCCGGGAGAGACTATTGGCTATTCCCGAAAAGGTGTTTTATCTTCCGGAGGTAAAATTGCCACACTTGCGATAGGTTATGCAGATGGCTACGACCGCAGATTCAGCAATGGAAAAGGCTATGTGTTGATCAATGGCCAAAAGGCGCACATCATCGGAAATGTCTGTATGGATATGTGCATGGTGGATGTTACCGGGATGGAGGTAAAGGTCGGGGATGATGCCATTATTTATGGGGAAAAGATATCGTTGAAAGAACTGGCAGATCAGATAGGAACTATCCCCTATGAATTGTTGACAAATATCAGCACCCGTGTGAAGCGGATTTATTACTTGGACTAG
- a CDS encoding ion transporter yields the protein MKITKKRLAHIVFESDDWASKAFDIVLLFLIFGSILVAILDSVASLHRQYGEEFLLLEWLFTVLFTLEYALRIWLSRNPRGYIFSFFGIVDLLAILPAYLSIIIVNSQLLTVVRALRLLRVIRILKLGRYVAEAEYLTKSLKASSHKIMIFIGFVLTIVLIMGTLMFIIEGPEHGFDSIPMGMYWAIVTLTTVGFGDITPQTTIGQFVASLIMLLGYAIIAVPTGIVSSEMAAEKRRIEKRKQVTCPACKHSGLDEWDEYCKFCGKKLN from the coding sequence ATGAAAATCACTAAAAAGCGATTAGCCCATATAGTTTTTGAGTCAGATGATTGGGCTTCCAAGGCATTTGATATTGTGCTGCTATTCCTGATTTTTGGGAGTATTTTGGTGGCAATTTTGGATTCTGTGGCTAGCCTGCACAGACAGTACGGAGAAGAGTTTCTATTGTTAGAATGGTTGTTCACTGTTTTGTTCACGCTAGAATATGCCTTAAGAATATGGCTTTCACGCAATCCAAGAGGATATATATTCAGCTTCTTCGGGATTGTGGATCTGCTGGCAATTTTGCCTGCTTATCTGAGTATTATAATTGTGAATTCCCAGCTACTCACAGTGGTCAGGGCCTTGAGATTGCTACGGGTAATCCGGATTTTGAAATTGGGACGATACGTTGCGGAAGCTGAATACCTAACCAAATCGTTAAAGGCGAGTTCTCACAAGATCATGATTTTCATAGGTTTTGTGTTGACTATAGTACTTATTATGGGTACTCTGATGTTTATCATTGAAGGACCTGAGCACGGATTTGATAGTATTCCTATGGGAATGTATTGGGCTATCGTGACCTTGACTACAGTGGGTTTTGGTGATATCACCCCTCAGACTACGATCGGCCAATTCGTGGCTTCTCTGATCATGCTTCTTGGCTATGCTATTATTGCTGTTCCCACCGGAATAGTATCTTCTGAGATGGCTGCTGAGAAAAGAAGGATAGAAAAAAGAAAACAAGTTACCTGCCCTGCCTGCAAGCATTCCGGTCTGGATGAATGGGACGAGTATTGTAAATTTTGTGGGAAGAAGTTAAACTAA
- a CDS encoding TrkA family potassium uptake protein: MKYIIVGIGNFGGYLAKRLTNLGHEVIGVDSNESRIELIKDNITHSIVMDATDQAAVKNLPLKDTDVVIIAIGEDIGASIMSTAIFKQLKCKRIIARAINDLHETVIQAIGVDEIIHPEEETADRLAKRLEMKGVLDSLEISDEYNIVEVKVPPRYIGMSVAKADIRKEFYLNILTIIKIEQKKNLLGINTPHKNVIGVVTPEYKFETEDILLLFGKIKNIQQFLSLGD, from the coding sequence ATGAAATATATAATAGTAGGCATAGGCAATTTTGGAGGCTATCTGGCAAAGCGTCTTACAAATCTTGGACATGAAGTAATAGGCGTGGATTCTAACGAAAGCAGAATAGAGCTCATCAAGGACAACATTACCCATTCTATCGTTATGGATGCTACAGATCAGGCAGCAGTGAAGAACTTGCCTCTGAAGGATACAGATGTAGTGATTATTGCTATTGGTGAAGATATTGGAGCTTCGATCATGAGCACCGCCATTTTCAAGCAGCTGAAATGCAAGCGTATTATCGCACGCGCAATAAATGACCTCCACGAAACCGTCATTCAGGCTATTGGTGTGGATGAAATCATACATCCCGAGGAAGAAACTGCTGATCGCCTTGCAAAGCGATTGGAAATGAAAGGAGTTCTGGATTCTCTGGAGATCTCAGATGAATATAATATTGTGGAAGTGAAGGTGCCCCCCAGATACATAGGAATGTCTGTCGCAAAAGCTGATATCCGCAAAGAGTTTTACCTCAATATCCTGACCATTATTAAAATTGAACAAAAGAAAAACCTCCTTGGAATAAATACTCCCCACAAAAATGTAATTGGAGTGGTGACTCCTGAATATAAGTTTGAAACTGAAGATATATTGCTCCTTTTTGGCAAAATAAAAAACATTCAACAGTTTCTTTCACTAGGGGATTAG
- a CDS encoding TrkH family potassium uptake protein: MNFKLKIFSNPDRNIIFLKKVVKTQEKVVQVSSFLAFGILLFHLGYSIDPQDQVATSMLFTASLMLIGMGYFIKVLLLEKSFIPARVILELLLSVVLICTALIRWNVLGDETTQLILAFTGHYHLINGLVIVLFFIELSKFSLTVNELKLSPSLVFILSFVLLIIVGAGLLSLPEASTESISFIDALFTSTSAVCVTGLIVLDTAKDFTFFGQVVIMILFQIGGLGIMVFTSFFGFFFKGSYSIENRLFIRDYINENNVNEIYTTLFKIISFTVLVEGICAFMIYQFTDAAQFTGRGDHLFFSLFHAISAFCNAGFSTLSSGLYEEGFRQAYNMHLAIALAIVLGGIGFPVVLNYYSYLKHVIIGTGKRILGIEKYRHSPRVSSVNTRLVVYTTGILLVIGMVVYAIAEQDATLKGLSPYGKFVTTVFGSVTPRTAGFNTVDMRELAVPTILIYLFLMWIGASPGSTGGGLKTSTFAVAMLNTFSIASGKTKVEVFRRQLTNETLKKAFAVISLSVLVIGTGVFLLMIFNPELALLDVAFEVFSAFATVGLSLGITSQLSLGSKLVLMAIMLIGRVGTLTMLVAIVRKIGEQRYKYPEETVFIT; the protein is encoded by the coding sequence ATGAACTTCAAGCTGAAAATCTTTTCTAACCCTGATCGAAATATCATCTTTTTGAAAAAGGTGGTTAAAACCCAAGAAAAAGTAGTTCAGGTTAGCAGTTTTCTAGCTTTTGGAATATTACTTTTTCATTTGGGCTATTCAATAGACCCACAAGATCAGGTCGCAACTTCAATGCTCTTTACCGCCTCACTGATGTTAATCGGAATGGGCTACTTTATAAAAGTTTTGTTACTGGAAAAATCCTTCATTCCTGCCAGAGTAATACTCGAATTGCTTCTTTCGGTGGTATTGATATGTACGGCATTAATTCGTTGGAATGTACTGGGAGATGAAACAACGCAACTTATATTGGCGTTCACTGGTCACTATCATCTCATTAATGGCTTGGTAATCGTTCTGTTTTTCATAGAACTAAGCAAATTTAGCCTTACCGTAAATGAGCTCAAACTCAGTCCTTCTCTTGTATTTATTCTCTCTTTTGTACTACTTATTATAGTGGGAGCTGGACTTTTAAGTCTGCCTGAAGCCAGCACCGAGAGTATCAGCTTTATAGATGCGCTGTTTACTTCTACTTCCGCAGTCTGTGTGACAGGTCTGATAGTACTGGATACAGCTAAGGATTTCACTTTTTTTGGTCAGGTAGTCATAATGATTTTGTTCCAAATCGGGGGACTTGGAATCATGGTTTTCACAAGTTTCTTCGGCTTTTTCTTTAAAGGAAGCTATTCCATAGAAAATAGGCTTTTCATTCGGGATTATATCAATGAAAACAATGTAAATGAAATTTACACGACCCTGTTTAAAATCATTTCTTTTACGGTTTTAGTGGAAGGAATTTGTGCGTTTATGATCTATCAATTTACCGATGCTGCACAATTTACAGGTCGGGGGGATCATTTGTTTTTTTCTCTTTTCCACGCAATTTCAGCTTTTTGCAATGCCGGTTTTTCTACACTGAGCAGTGGATTATATGAAGAAGGATTCCGGCAAGCTTACAATATGCATTTAGCTATAGCTCTGGCTATTGTGCTCGGTGGAATAGGCTTTCCTGTGGTATTAAACTATTACTCCTACCTCAAGCATGTAATCATCGGTACAGGAAAACGTATCCTAGGCATAGAAAAGTACCGGCACAGCCCGAGGGTGTCCAGTGTCAATACACGGCTGGTAGTCTATACTACAGGGATTCTCCTGGTAATCGGAATGGTCGTGTATGCGATTGCTGAGCAAGATGCTACGCTAAAAGGGCTTAGTCCGTATGGTAAATTTGTCACCACTGTTTTCGGTTCCGTGACCCCCAGAACTGCGGGGTTCAATACCGTGGATATGCGGGAATTAGCCGTTCCTACCATCTTGATTTATCTTTTTCTGATGTGGATAGGAGCCTCTCCGGGATCTACAGGAGGGGGTTTGAAAACCAGTACGTTCGCAGTGGCAATGCTCAATACATTTAGCATTGCTTCGGGTAAAACCAAAGTAGAAGTATTCAGAAGGCAACTAACGAATGAAACACTTAAAAAAGCATTTGCTGTAATTTCCCTCTCTGTATTGGTGATTGGAACTGGAGTTTTTCTACTAATGATTTTTAACCCTGAACTTGCTTTGTTGGACGTGGCTTTTGAAGTATTCAGTGCTTTTGCCACGGTTGGTCTCTCATTGGGAATTACTTCCCAATTAAGTTTGGGCAGCAAATTAGTTTTGATGGCAATAATGCTTATAGGAAGAGTAGGAACTTTGACTATGCTGGTGGCAATCGTACGGAAAATTGGTGAGCAACGGTATAAATATCCTGAAGAAACAGTATTCATAACTTAA
- a CDS encoding voltage-gated chloride channel family protein yields MSLLVGLLSGAASAVFLISLNWATAYRESHLWIIALLPIAGFVIGWSYYHYGENSVKGNNLLLDELYKTEKPIPLRMTPLVLFGTILTHLFGGSAGREGTAVQMGGSLADQLTKYFHLNPENRRIILIAGVAGGFASIFGTPLAGAIFALEWMHHRKIRWKSLFPAFWTALVANWVCASFFGVGHTHYSIDLVPPPTLANLLWIIPAGIAFGLSGRLFAQSTHFFSHQFSNFITYPPLRPVIGGLLIAGFVYISDNTTYIGLGVPRIVEAFETPLPWYDWLAKTGLTSFTLGAGFKGGEVTPLFFTGATLGNALSPWIPLPLALLAGMGFVGVFSGATNTPMACTVMGMELFGYESGIFLGIACMIAYLFSGRSSIYSSQNLDKKLLLYPKDGIFTFFQNKPSKND; encoded by the coding sequence TTGAGCCTCTTAGTTGGTCTGCTTTCCGGTGCTGCCTCTGCTGTTTTTCTTATCTCATTAAATTGGGCTACAGCTTATCGTGAATCTCATCTCTGGATCATTGCTTTACTTCCCATTGCAGGCTTTGTGATCGGATGGAGCTATTATCACTATGGAGAAAATTCTGTGAAAGGGAACAATCTTCTCCTAGATGAGCTCTACAAAACAGAAAAGCCAATTCCCCTCAGAATGACTCCTCTTGTGCTATTTGGGACGATTTTGACTCATTTATTTGGAGGATCCGCAGGAAGGGAAGGTACTGCGGTGCAAATGGGAGGATCTCTTGCTGATCAATTAACGAAATATTTTCACCTTAATCCCGAAAATCGTAGAATCATTTTAATTGCGGGAGTTGCCGGAGGATTTGCATCGATATTTGGGACGCCTCTTGCAGGAGCAATATTTGCCTTAGAATGGATGCATCATAGAAAAATTCGCTGGAAATCACTCTTTCCAGCCTTCTGGACAGCTTTAGTGGCCAATTGGGTTTGCGCATCTTTTTTTGGTGTCGGGCATACCCATTATTCTATTGACCTAGTTCCTCCACCTACTTTGGCCAATCTACTATGGATCATTCCGGCGGGAATAGCTTTTGGTCTTTCCGGGAGATTATTTGCCCAGAGCACTCATTTTTTTTCTCATCAATTTTCCAACTTCATCACCTATCCTCCACTTCGTCCGGTCATAGGCGGACTCTTGATAGCGGGATTTGTATATATTTCGGACAATACTACCTACATTGGTTTAGGCGTTCCAAGGATTGTAGAGGCATTTGAAACACCCCTGCCCTGGTACGACTGGCTGGCAAAAACAGGCCTGACTAGTTTTACTTTGGGAGCAGGATTCAAGGGCGGTGAAGTCACTCCTCTATTTTTCACGGGAGCGACGCTGGGCAATGCACTTTCCCCTTGGATTCCCCTTCCCCTTGCTCTTCTTGCGGGAATGGGTTTTGTGGGGGTTTTTTCGGGAGCAACCAATACACCGATGGCATGTACAGTGATGGGAATGGAGCTGTTTGGATACGAAAGCGGAATATTTCTGGGAATTGCATGCATGATAGCCTACCTTTTCAGCGGCAGATCAAGTATATACTCTTCACAAAATCTGGATAAGAAATTACTTTTGTACCCGAAAGATGGGATTTTTACCTTCTTCCAAAATAAGCCCTCAAAGAATGATTGA
- a CDS encoding TIGR01777 family oxidoreductase, with protein MKNILISGGSGLIGQKITQLLELKGYSVAWLSRSQQKQKSFLWDVENQNIDPEAVEWADAIIHLAGAGVAEKRWTDERKKLILDSRVRSTRLLYNAIENATAKPNAFISASAVGYYGFDTGASLMDETQESGSDFLAKVVVAWENEVKRMEELYLRTVMLRIGIVLDAEGGALGEMMKPPIAAPLGKGDQWMSWIAIEDLARMFVFALEKTTLQGVFNAVGPNPATNQQLTQAAAKAKGKPYVGIGVPGFVLRPVLGEMAAMVLGGNRVSSQKIQKAGFEFECPDLVPALKYIYSD; from the coding sequence ATGAAAAATATTCTTATTTCCGGAGGTTCTGGTCTTATTGGCCAGAAAATTACCCAGCTACTGGAACTGAAAGGATATTCAGTGGCATGGCTTAGCCGATCTCAGCAAAAGCAAAAATCTTTTCTATGGGACGTAGAAAACCAAAACATAGATCCAGAAGCAGTTGAATGGGCAGATGCCATTATTCATCTGGCAGGTGCCGGAGTTGCTGAAAAGCGATGGACAGATGAGCGCAAGAAACTTATTCTGGATTCCAGAGTTCGGAGCACCAGGTTGCTGTATAATGCCATTGAGAATGCTACTGCAAAGCCGAATGCTTTTATCTCTGCCTCTGCTGTGGGCTATTATGGGTTCGATACAGGAGCTTCTCTGATGGACGAAACCCAGGAATCCGGTTCCGATTTTCTCGCCAAAGTAGTGGTGGCTTGGGAAAATGAAGTGAAGAGAATGGAAGAACTGTATCTGCGCACAGTGATGTTGCGGATAGGAATAGTGCTGGATGCGGAAGGTGGGGCGCTGGGAGAAATGATGAAACCGCCCATTGCTGCGCCACTCGGAAAAGGTGATCAGTGGATGAGCTGGATTGCTATTGAGGATCTGGCGAGGATGTTTGTGTTTGCCTTGGAAAAGACTACACTACAGGGTGTATTCAATGCGGTGGGGCCCAATCCTGCAACTAATCAGCAGCTAACCCAAGCCGCTGCCAAAGCCAAAGGGAAACCTTATGTGGGAATTGGAGTGCCGGGCTTTGTGCTGAGACCTGTGCTTGGAGAAATGGCCGCAATGGTACTCGGAGGCAATCGTGTATCTTCTCAAAAAATCCAAAAGGCTGGTTTTGAATTTGAATGTCCTGATTTAGTACCTGCACTGAAGTATATCTATAGTGATTGA
- a CDS encoding PLDc N-terminal domain-containing protein, whose protein sequence is MFGLGIIGLAIYAFTIYDVIISNFANQNDKLIWIIIVILLPFVGTILWFLIGRGKRI, encoded by the coding sequence ATGTTTGGACTTGGAATAATCGGATTGGCCATTTATGCATTCACGATCTATGATGTGATCATAAGCAACTTTGCCAATCAAAATGACAAATTAATATGGATAATCATTGTGATTTTATTACCCTTCGTGGGAACTATACTTTGGTTTTTGATCGGTAGGGGAAAAAGGATTTGA
- a CDS encoding PLDc N-terminal domain-containing protein has protein sequence MSLLFIQNIGGGGIIFLLFGLIYTILWIYCLVDILRSEFKDPNMKIIWIVIILFAQVIGAVVYLAMGKGTKTT, from the coding sequence ATGTCACTTCTTTTTATTCAAAATATAGGCGGTGGAGGTATTATTTTCCTTTTATTTGGCCTTATCTATACGATCCTTTGGATTTATTGTCTGGTGGATATCCTGCGGTCAGAATTTAAAGATCCTAATATGAAAATAATCTGGATTGTGATTATTCTTTTTGCGCAAGTTATCGGGGCGGTAGTATATCTCGCTATGGGCAAAGGTACAAAAACAACTTAA
- a CDS encoding PLD nuclease N-terminal domain-containing protein, protein MDLISPGNGLVYWQVVTFSVMISYFTFMIYALVDMVRSDFKENPMKLIWALIILFIPVIGTFLYLSMNRRSKNNFRKFNPGFSTNHTSQNN, encoded by the coding sequence ATGGATTTAATATCTCCCGGAAATGGGCTAGTTTATTGGCAAGTAGTAACATTCTCGGTGATGATCAGCTATTTCACCTTTATGATTTATGCCCTGGTAGATATGGTTCGCTCTGATTTCAAAGAAAATCCTATGAAACTGATCTGGGCTCTTATTATTTTATTTATACCTGTAATTGGGACTTTTTTATACCTCAGTATGAATAGAAGGTCCAAAAATAATTTCAGAAAGTTTAATCCAGGATTTTCAACTAACCATACTTCACAAAACAACTAA